The sequence GACATGCTCCCCCTCGCCCTGACCGGGCTGTCCAACCGGATCGACCACATCTACGTCCGCGAGTCCTCCGACTTCCGGGGCCACCCGTCCCGCCAGATCGTGGTCGACCTGTTCGGCTTCACCCGCTCGGCCAAGGACTACGCCGCCGCCGTCCGCCCGTTCCGCGCCTTCCAGCGCTCGCTGTTCGCCGAGAGTGTGCAGTTCGTGGCGGGGAACCTCGACGTGACCCTCGACGAGGTCGAGGAGAGCGACGAGTTCGAGCTCGCCGCCGAGGAGTTCGAGGTCGCCGCGGGCCTGGTCAGGGTCGGCACCGTCTGCGCCTCCCGCTGGACGTTCACCGGCCTCGTCCGCGGCCGTCCCTTCATGACCGTGGAGTGCGTCTACAAGGCCGACGCCACCAAGGTGCGCCGCTGGCCCGAGCCCGGCTTCACCATCCACATCGAGGGCGTCCCCCAGATGACGCTCGCCGTCGAGGAGATGTCCCACGGCCTGGCCGGCGCCGCCGCCCACGCGGTCAACACGGTCTCCGCCCTCTGCGCCGCCCCGCCCGGCATCCGCACCCTCCTGGACCTGCCCCTCGCCACCGGCCGGGGCACCGTCCGTCTCACCTGACCGCCACCGCCCGCCCCGTCGTGGCGGATCCGCTCCGTGGAGCTCGGGGGCCACGGGAAAAGCGCCACTGCTGATCTTTAATTCGTGATGTTCGGTGATCATGTGAATGGTCGGGTTGCTGAGGTATGTCCAGGTCATGCGGTATGCGCAAGGCGGTGGGCTGACCACCGCCCAACGAGCCAAGCGTGAGCAGGTACGGCTGTGCAGAGTCTGCCATGGCGTCCTTTCCACTCCATAGGCCGGCGATCCGGCTGCCGGGGCTTGCCGGTCAGCACAGAGGGCGTTTCCAGCGGCACAGGCCTTGTCCAAGAATCGATCGGTTGATGAACATGATCAGCTCGCGGTGCGCCGGGGACTGCAAAGGCGCTGATCATGTGTGAGAAAGGTGTCGAAAACATCGAGGCGCCCGACAACCCATAGGCGCCGTTTTCCGTACAGCCCGCCGCCCGCTGGGGATCAACTCCTGCATCTCGACCTGGTAGAGCCGCAACCACACGAACGCGTCGGTCGAGGCGGGCAGTTCCTGCACCAAGCGGGTGCCCTTGCTCACGCCTGCTCCCCGGTGGTGAAGAAGCCGGTCAGGACGGGGGCGAGGAGCTCCGGGCCGATGTTGTGCTCCTGGCCGGGAAAGACGTGCAGGGCGAAGTTGTCGGCCATCGCGGCGAGTTCCCGCCCGCCGGTGAGCATCTGCGGTGCGC comes from Streptosporangium roseum DSM 43021 and encodes:
- a CDS encoding dihydrodipicolinate reductase yields the protein MIQWATGAVGRYSLRALITRPEFDLVGVLVYDPDKLGQDAGTLVGLPATGVTCTDDVDEILATEADCVLHMPLPASYFGGGHPTDVETICALLASGKNVVTTTGFVYPQCYGPGVVERLEAACRAGNASLHGTGINPGFMSDMLPLALTGLSNRIDHIYVRESSDFRGHPSRQIVVDLFGFTRSAKDYAAAVRPFRAFQRSLFAESVQFVAGNLDVTLDEVEESDEFELAAEEFEVAAGLVRVGTVCASRWTFTGLVRGRPFMTVECVYKADATKVRRWPEPGFTIHIEGVPQMTLAVEEMSHGLAGAAAHAVNTVSALCAAPPGIRTLLDLPLATGRGTVRLT